The Chryseobacterium sp. JV274 sequence GTATCTCTTCCTGCATTGACAGAAAAAGATATTCAGGATGCCAATTTCATGCTTGACATGGAGGTTGACTGGATTGCCTTATCATTTGTTCGTCATGCTCAGGATATTATCGACTTGAAGGAGCTTATCAAAGCGCATCCAAATGGTAAATTCAAGACTCCGATTATTGCGAAGATTGAAAAGCCTGAAGGCGTTAAAAATATTGAGGAAATCCTTCTTGAATGTGATGGATTAATGGTAGCTCGTGGGGATCTTGGAGTAGAAGTTCCAATGGAAGAAGTTCCTGCGATCCAGAAAAACCTGGTAGAAAAAGCAAGATTCTATTCTAAGCCGGTGATTATCGCTACCCAGATGATGGAGACCATGATCAACAGTTTGACACCAACAAGAGCAGAAGTAAATGACGTTGCCAACTCTGTATTGGACGGAGCTGATGCAGTAATGCTTTCCGGAGAAACTTCTGTAGGCAGATATCCGGTACAGGTAGTGGAAAATATGGCTAAAATCGTAAAGAATATCGAGACCACTCATTTTTACCAACACAAAAATGAGCCAATCGAAAAAGATTATAACTGTATTGATGAGAGATTCATTACAAACAGGGTTTGTCTTGCAGCGGTAAGAATTGCTAAAACAACAAACGTTTCTGCTATTGTGACGCTTACTCACTCTGGTTACACTGCTTTCCAGCTTGCAGCACACAGACCAAACTCTCATATCATTGTATATAGTGGTAACAAAAGAGTGATTACCATGCTGAACCTTCTTTGGGGTGTTCACGCATACTATTATGATATGAAGAAATCTACTGATGAAACAATCATCCAGGTAAATATGCTGACTCATAACTACGGTTATATTGAAACCGGAGACTTTGTAATCAATATCAATGCTACTCCATCATACGAAGGTGGAAAAACGAATACGCTGAGATTGACGACAGTATAAGCAAAATTACTTTTGTAAAAAACATATAAAAAACTCCTGGAAATGATTTCCGGGAGTTTTTTTTGTTTATAGTGTAAAGTCTACTCTTAACTTATAAATGTTCGTTTGCCATTCTGAACAAAACGGAGTGAAGTGAAAAATCTCTGAGATTCCTCGGAATGACATTTACACATCTTAATTACCTACAATAGTCTTAGCTGTCACGAATTCTTTTAAAGCCAACAGGGATAATTCTGTTCCATATCCTGAAGCTTTTGATCCTCCAAACGGAAAACGCGGATCAGAGCTTGTCATTCTGTTGATATTGACTGTTCCTGATTCAAGGTTTTCAATGAAGAATAATTGGCGGTCTTTATTTTTTGTCCATACAGAATTGGAAAGCCCAAAAGGAATATCATTAGCCATTTGTAAGGCTTCTTCATCATTTTTTGCAATCATAACCATACCAAGAGGTCCGAAAAGCTCTTCCTTTAAAATTGGATTTCCTTCCTGAACTCTGATTAAGCCTGGCTTAAATTCATTTTCTGAAATTCTTTCCAGAGGAATAATGATTTCTGCACCATTTTCCAACGCTCTGTTGAATTGAGCTTCCAACTCATCAGCCAGGTCAGGTCTTGCCATTCCTGCCAATTTGGTTTCTTTATCTAAGGGATCTCCAATTTCATATTTTTTATATTCTTCAATGAATATAGGGAGAAACTCATTTTCGATTTTTTCGTCAATGATAAATCTTTTAGCCGCAGTACAGGTTTGTCCACAGTTTTGAAGTCTGGATTTTACTCCAGCTTTTGCTGCTGCTTCCAGATCTGCATCATCAAAAATGATAAATGCATCACTTCCACCTAATTCAAGCAAAGATTTTTTGATATTTAAACCAGCTATTGACGCTACTTCACCGCCGGCTTTTCCACTTCCTGTAAGACTTACCCCTCTTACAGCATCATGCTCAAGAATTTCCTTTACTGCTTTGTGTCCTACTTCAAGATTCTGGAAAACACCTTCCGGAAAACCTGCTTCCAAAAGAACATCTTCAATTGCATTTCCGCTTCCGAAACAAATTGAAGCATGCTTCAAAACAATTGTATTTCCAGCTAAAATTGCAGGAGTAGCAAATCTCAATACCTGCCAAAAAGGAAAATTCCATGGCATTACTCCTAAAATCACTCCTTTCGGAGCGTAATGAACTTCAGAATAAGCAAATTCAGATTCTACTTTTTCTGGTTTTAAAATATTATCAGCAGCGGCATAATAATTCATCATTAAAGCACACTTTTCCACTTCAGCTATTGATTCTGAAATGGGCTTATTCATTTCTGTTGTAATTATTCTACCAAATCTCTCTGAATTATTCTTTAAAATTTCTGCTGCTTTTGCAATTAACTTCTGCCTTTCCTCAAACGGCACTTTTCTCCACACTGAAAACGCTTTATCTGCTTTAATAAGCTTGCTTTCAATTAATTGTTCCATAATATAAATCTGTTTTAAATTCAGCTAATGAATTTATGAGCGCTTTTGTTTTAAAAGCACGGTGAAATCAGCAAATTTCATTCCTTAAGGGTCAATAAAATAATGATTTTCTCTATCGGAAGAATATAGCTTTATCTTAAATCATTAGCCATTCATTCACAAGACATGCTGCCAGTCTTGCTGTTCGGTCCTGGATATCGAAAGAAGGATTAACTTCCGCTACATCCATTGCAACCAATTTTTTATTTTTTAAGATATGCCTGTAAAAATGCATAAAGGTTGGATCCGCAAAGATTCCGTTGTACGCTGCAGCCGAAACTCCTGGAGCGACAGATGCATTAAAGACATCCATACAAATTGTAAGATAGGCATAATCTACCGTATCCAATAATTCGTCAATACGCTGATAGATTGATGGAAGGTTTTCAAAAAACAGTTCATCAGCCAGAATATATTTCATTCCATACTGATGAGCAGTATCAAAAAGCTTCAGTGTATTGGAGTTTCTCTGAATTCCAATATGCAGAGAATTGATAGGACCTTCCTGAGCAATCTGCCAGAATCCGGTTCCTGAGCTTGCCCCTACTCCTTTTTCCGGCTGTCTGTTATCAAAATGGGCATCAAGATTAATAATCCCTATTTTTTGCTCCGGAAAAGCTGTTTTGACTCCTAAATAATGAGCATATGTAACCTCATGGCCTCCACCCAATACAAGGGATTTTCCGCCTTTTAAAAGTACTTTTGAAACATTTTTAGCAAGATTGTTCTGCGTATTTTCCAGATTACCATCGTCACAAGTAATATTCCCAAAATCCAGCATTGAAAAGTCAGGAAGAATCACCGGAAAATTGGACATGTTTTTTCTGATTACATCAGGTGCGTCCTTAGCTCCCTGACGGCCTTTATTTCGCCTTACTCCTTCATCTACAGCAAAACCATGCAGTACGAAGTCATCCGTTGCGATATTATCGTAGTTACGTTCTTCTTTTACTCTTTGAAATATTCTGTGATGGAGAAGTTCTTCTCCGTCCAATCTGCCTTGCCAAATATTACTCATCATTAATAATTTCAATTTGTATATTGTTTCTTTAAAGTTCAATCAAATCAAACTATTTTTAATTGTTATCCCAGTTTTTTTATTGTTTACTTTTTCTAATCAAGGAAGCGTATACACTTTTCATTATTTGAAAAATACAAAATATGATCATGAAAAAAAAGTAAAAAGATAATAGTACTATCGCTAGAAAAGCTATAAAAAGAAATCCAGAATAAAATATTTCTAAAAACTGTTTTTCCCCTTCGATCAAATTCCTATAATTCCAAAAAGACTGCAAAAAAGTAATCACATTTAAAGATACTATGAGTAGTACCAAATAAATTATCAAATTTTTAATAGCTTTCAAAATAGTAAATTTTATATTGAAATCCCATCAATATAAACATGTTCCGCATTCAAGCTTCCTTGATTATACAGTACATTTTGGAAGTTATTGGTTTTGAAAGTGACAAAATCTGCTTTTTTCCCTGTTTTCAACTGTCCTCTATCCTCAAGATTAAGGGCATAAGCTGCACGGAAAGTCATTCCTGCCAACACTTCAGCAGTGGTCAGTTTCTGGAAAGTGGCTAAGATAGAAGCCTGGGTAATTAAATTTCCCATCGGCGCTGATCCAGGATTCCAGTCACTTGCAATCGCTACAATAGCTCCTGCATCTAATAATTTTCTTGCAGGAGTAAATTTTTCTCCTAGTCCTAAGCTTGCTCCGGGAAGTGCTGTTGCTACGGTATCA is a genomic window containing:
- the pyk gene encoding pyruvate kinase; the encoded protein is MNKYLKKTKIIATLGPASSSKEVMLDLMKAGVDIFRINFSHADYDLVRNNIEIIRELNSEYGYSVGILGDLQGPKLRVGVVKEGSYLNPGDILTFTNEKMEGDSTKVYMTYQQFPQDVKVGERILIDDGKLMLEVIETNEIDTVKAKTIQGGPLSSKKGVNLPNTNVSLPALTEKDIQDANFMLDMEVDWIALSFVRHAQDIIDLKELIKAHPNGKFKTPIIAKIEKPEGVKNIEEILLECDGLMVARGDLGVEVPMEEVPAIQKNLVEKARFYSKPVIIATQMMETMINSLTPTRAEVNDVANSVLDGADAVMLSGETSVGRYPVQVVENMAKIVKNIETTHFYQHKNEPIEKDYNCIDERFITNRVCLAAVRIAKTTNVSAIVTLTHSGYTAFQLAAHRPNSHIIVYSGNKRVITMLNLLWGVHAYYYDMKKSTDETIIQVNMLTHNYGYIETGDFVININATPSYEGGKTNTLRLTTV
- a CDS encoding aldehyde dehydrogenase family protein, which produces MEQLIESKLIKADKAFSVWRKVPFEERQKLIAKAAEILKNNSERFGRIITTEMNKPISESIAEVEKCALMMNYYAAADNILKPEKVESEFAYSEVHYAPKGVILGVMPWNFPFWQVLRFATPAILAGNTIVLKHASICFGSGNAIEDVLLEAGFPEGVFQNLEVGHKAVKEILEHDAVRGVSLTGSGKAGGEVASIAGLNIKKSLLELGGSDAFIIFDDADLEAAAKAGVKSRLQNCGQTCTAAKRFIIDEKIENEFLPIFIEEYKKYEIGDPLDKETKLAGMARPDLADELEAQFNRALENGAEIIIPLERISENEFKPGLIRVQEGNPILKEELFGPLGMVMIAKNDEEALQMANDIPFGLSNSVWTKNKDRQLFFIENLESGTVNINRMTSSDPRFPFGGSKASGYGTELSLLALKEFVTAKTIVGN
- the hutG gene encoding formimidoylglutamase gives rise to the protein MSNIWQGRLDGEELLHHRIFQRVKEERNYDNIATDDFVLHGFAVDEGVRRNKGRQGAKDAPDVIRKNMSNFPVILPDFSMLDFGNITCDDGNLENTQNNLAKNVSKVLLKGGKSLVLGGGHEVTYAHYLGVKTAFPEQKIGIINLDAHFDNRQPEKGVGASSGTGFWQIAQEGPINSLHIGIQRNSNTLKLFDTAHQYGMKYILADELFFENLPSIYQRIDELLDTVDYAYLTICMDVFNASVAPGVSAAAYNGIFADPTFMHFYRHILKNKKLVAMDVAEVNPSFDIQDRTARLAACLVNEWLMI